Proteins from one Deinococcus sedimenti genomic window:
- a CDS encoding pilus assembly FimT family protein, whose amino-acid sequence MNRDQAFTLMEILIVIGIIGILAAVAAPSYLAWITRTELERAASLVATEIQTTRSAARKGTVQTISTTANSTSIVSRGVTIPLPSATIDAGTSLSFQPPFGSIQPATGSKVAVTPVNIIVRSTRNTNLFRTVSVVSLMGKVVVK is encoded by the coding sequence ATGAACCGCGACCAGGCCTTCACCCTGATGGAAATCCTGATCGTCATCGGGATCATCGGCATTCTGGCGGCCGTCGCAGCGCCCTCGTACCTGGCCTGGATCACCAGAACCGAACTCGAGCGGGCGGCCTCCCTGGTCGCAACCGAAATCCAGACGACCCGCAGCGCCGCGCGTAAAGGAACAGTCCAGACCATCTCGACGACCGCCAACAGCACCAGCATCGTCAGCCGCGGCGTGACCATTCCCCTGCCATCGGCAACAATCGATGCCGGTACCAGCCTGTCCTTTCAACCTCCGTTCGGCTCCATTCAGCCGGCCACCGGCAGCAAGGTCGCCGTCACGCCCGTCAACATCATCGTCCGGTCGACCCGCAACACCAATCTCTTCCGCACCGTCAGCGTCGTCAGCCTCATGGGCAAAGTGGTCGTGAAATGA
- a CDS encoding type II secretion system protein → MNRTPGFTIVELLVAIAILGIVLMSIGAILPGVAKLNQNSRQDQTVVLAGRAYFEQVRAELKNNFNSSISGVTVPGNNQNGLSCTTQESERLSTVTAGVKLSRTVTLRCTVSGRATTFTLTIANPDLGKS, encoded by the coding sequence ATGAACAGGACTCCGGGCTTCACCATCGTGGAACTGCTGGTCGCCATTGCCATTCTGGGGATCGTCCTGATGTCCATCGGAGCCATCCTGCCCGGCGTGGCCAAACTCAACCAGAACTCCAGGCAGGATCAGACCGTGGTCCTCGCCGGGCGAGCGTACTTCGAGCAGGTCCGCGCGGAACTGAAAAACAATTTCAACAGCAGTATCTCCGGAGTCACCGTGCCCGGCAACAATCAAAATGGCCTGTCATGCACCACCCAGGAAAGTGAACGGCTCAGCACCGTGACCGCCGGGGTCAAACTGAGTCGCACCGTCACCCTCAGGTGCACCGTGTCCGGCCGCGCCACGACCTTCACGCTGACCATCGCCAATCCGGACCTGGGAAAATCATGA
- a CDS encoding type II secretion system protein: MTRHQGFTIIELLVGMAILAILTAAVFSFQQSTTVFAASQNGLAQRLQTVNDISGYLGDRLRAASRIVPDGTSLPDGTAANTLKSCDLGGTSPCIALVLPVVEDSRGAQACGTTPATEPGRIVGWTLNIYRYVPRADLDVSLKTSTLTSLDGAAQALVEIQMENPSRPVVAAGSCGTLQPLPDATSAYTSVLGRNVITDLAVVGSNPGFEYDAVKKYVTMRLRTVESVNGKLVYTPSADFYTLRVNSRNVD; the protein is encoded by the coding sequence ATGACGCGGCACCAGGGCTTCACCATCATCGAACTGCTGGTCGGCATGGCTATCCTGGCCATCCTGACAGCGGCGGTCTTCAGTTTTCAGCAGAGCACCACAGTATTCGCCGCCAGCCAGAACGGCCTCGCCCAGCGTCTCCAGACGGTCAACGACATCTCCGGTTACCTGGGCGACCGCCTGCGCGCCGCGAGTCGAATCGTTCCGGACGGCACGTCACTTCCCGACGGGACCGCGGCCAACACCTTGAAGAGTTGTGACCTGGGAGGAACCTCCCCTTGCATCGCGCTGGTGCTCCCAGTCGTGGAAGACAGCCGCGGCGCGCAGGCCTGCGGCACAACACCCGCCACTGAGCCGGGCCGAATCGTCGGCTGGACCCTGAACATCTACCGCTACGTTCCCCGGGCCGACCTGGACGTCTCGTTGAAGACCAGTACGCTGACCAGCCTGGACGGTGCCGCGCAGGCCCTCGTTGAGATTCAAATGGAAAATCCCAGCAGACCCGTTGTTGCGGCAGGATCGTGCGGCACTCTGCAGCCACTGCCGGATGCCACCAGTGCCTACACGTCCGTGCTCGGCCGGAACGTGATCACCGACTTGGCCGTTGTCGGGTCGAATCCGGGTTTCGAGTACGACGCCGTCAAGAAGTACGTCACCATGCGCCTGCGCACGGTAGAGTCGGTTAACGGCAAACTGGTGTACACACCCAGTGCTGATTTCTACACGTTGAGAGTCAACAGTCGCAACGTGGATTGA
- a CDS encoding ABC transporter ATP-binding protein, whose translation MSEARTPDPLSTHALTLAYGQNVIIPGLDLTVAGGQVTSIIGPNGCGKSTLLRALARLLPTGAGHIELYGQALHALPSREIARRLAILPQGPTAPEGLSVEDLVWFGRHPHQGRFPVRRPEDREAVAWALDQTGMRVFATRPLEALSGGQRQRAWIAMSLAQQTDILLLDEPTTYLDPAHQLEVLHLAQRLNREQGKTVVMVLHDLNQAVRYSDRLIALREGEVYAHGPAGAVLNHDLLRDVFGLKAHLLPDPDTGRPHVIPYALTR comes from the coding sequence ATGAGTGAAGCCCGAACCCCCGACCCCCTGAGCACCCACGCGCTCACCCTCGCCTACGGCCAGAACGTGATCATTCCCGGCCTCGACCTGACGGTCGCCGGCGGGCAGGTCACGTCCATCATCGGCCCGAACGGCTGCGGCAAGAGCACGCTGCTGCGCGCGCTGGCCCGCCTGCTGCCCACCGGGGCCGGCCACATCGAACTGTACGGACAGGCGCTGCACGCCCTACCCAGCCGCGAGATCGCCCGCCGCCTCGCCATCCTCCCGCAGGGACCGACCGCGCCCGAGGGCCTGAGCGTGGAAGACCTCGTCTGGTTCGGCCGGCACCCCCACCAGGGCCGCTTCCCGGTCCGCCGCCCCGAGGACCGCGAGGCCGTCGCCTGGGCCCTCGACCAGACCGGCATGCGGGTCTTCGCCACCCGGCCGCTCGAGGCGCTCAGCGGCGGGCAGCGCCAGCGCGCCTGGATCGCCATGAGCCTCGCGCAGCAGACAGACATCCTGCTGCTGGACGAACCGACCACCTACCTCGACCCGGCCCACCAGCTCGAAGTCCTGCACCTCGCGCAGCGCCTGAACCGCGAGCAGGGCAAGACCGTCGTCATGGTCCTGCACGACCTCAACCAGGCCGTGCGCTACAGCGACCGCCTGATCGCGCTGCGCGAGGGCGAGGTGTACGCCCACGGCCCGGCCGGAGCAGTCCTGAACCACGACCTGCTGCGCGACGTCTTCGGTCTGAAAGCGCACCTGCTGCCCGACCCCGATACCGGCCGACCCCACGTCATCCCCTACGCACTCACCCGGTAA
- a CDS encoding FecCD family ABC transporter permease produces MSVLAPPARFTARRALIVGAALLAACAALALLALGLGAVPTPARDVLAALSGRGDDLTRQLVLDLRAPRVGVALLCGAMFAASGTILQGVIRNPLASPDLIGVGAGAGLAATVFLLAWPGAPAGGLPWAALVGAWGGFGLVLLLSQERGGALHPVRLALIGVAVAAALGAAQQLVLVRAPDGLGSALSFLTGAVYGADAARLTRVLPWALILLPAALLLSRTLDVLNLGEDVATALGQRVTPTRLLSLSVGVALAGAAVTGAGILGFVGLLAPHVARLLVGARHARSLPVSMLLGALLVLAADTLGRALLPPLEVPAGIFTTLVGAPYFLYLLRRSA; encoded by the coding sequence GTGAGCGTACTCGCCCCGCCCGCCCGCTTCACTGCCCGCCGCGCCCTGATCGTCGGCGCGGCGCTGCTGGCCGCGTGCGCCGCGCTGGCCCTGCTCGCCCTGGGCCTGGGCGCCGTCCCCACGCCCGCACGCGACGTGCTGGCCGCCCTGAGTGGCCGCGGCGACGACCTGACCCGGCAGCTCGTGCTCGACCTGCGCGCCCCGCGGGTGGGCGTGGCCCTCCTGTGCGGCGCGATGTTCGCCGCGAGCGGCACCATCCTGCAGGGCGTGATCCGCAACCCCCTGGCCTCCCCGGACCTGATCGGCGTGGGGGCCGGGGCAGGCCTGGCCGCGACCGTGTTCCTGCTCGCGTGGCCGGGCGCGCCCGCCGGGGGCCTGCCGTGGGCCGCCCTGGTAGGCGCGTGGGGCGGCTTCGGGCTGGTGCTGCTGCTCTCGCAGGAACGGGGCGGGGCGCTGCACCCGGTGCGGCTGGCCCTGATCGGCGTGGCGGTCGCGGCCGCGCTGGGCGCCGCGCAGCAGCTCGTGCTGGTCCGCGCCCCGGACGGACTGGGCAGCGCCCTGAGCTTCCTGACCGGCGCCGTGTACGGCGCCGACGCCGCCCGCCTGACCCGCGTGCTCCCCTGGGCGCTGATCCTGCTGCCCGCCGCCCTGCTCCTGAGCCGCACGCTGGACGTCCTGAACCTCGGCGAGGACGTCGCCACGGCCCTCGGGCAGCGCGTGACGCCCACCCGGCTGCTGAGCCTGTCGGTCGGCGTGGCCCTCGCCGGCGCGGCCGTGACAGGCGCGGGCATCCTGGGATTCGTGGGCCTGCTCGCTCCGCACGTGGCGCGGCTCCTCGTGGGCGCCCGGCACGCCCGGAGCCTGCCGGTCAGCATGCTGCTCGGCGCGCTGCTCGTCCTGGCCGCCGACACGCTGGGCCGCGCCCTGCTACCCCCCCTGGAGGTGCCCGCCGGGATCTTCACCACCCTGGTCGGCGCTCCCTACTTCCTGTACCTCCTGAGGCGGTCCGCATGA
- a CDS encoding ABC transporter substrate-binding protein has product MNRCTALILTTLLSPLAVPAHAAPVTVPHDRGTLTLPAPARRVVALEYSFVDTLLALGVRPVGAALGTQGGDRGAPPYLRGRVVGVVTTGSRAQPSLEGVAALRPDLILADTLVHRDVAPALGRLAPTAVFPSRRADLEQLNEQTLLIGRLVGREAAARQLLADQKSLITKARAFARKGAPAFVAGVVTPTSFTAHTAGSFAGSFLEAVGRRNQLPVRDGQTQYELSLEGLVALQPQTLVLFTAPDETPVTASWAKNPLWQKLPAVKRGRVYTFNRDDWTRGRGPTALKLMLAQTIESRFLQDAAPGSAFKYGP; this is encoded by the coding sequence ATGAACCGCTGCACTGCCCTGATCCTGACCACCCTGCTGTCCCCGCTCGCCGTGCCGGCCCACGCCGCGCCGGTGACCGTCCCACACGACCGCGGCACCCTGACCCTGCCCGCCCCCGCGCGGCGGGTCGTGGCGCTGGAATACTCCTTCGTGGACACCCTGCTCGCCCTGGGGGTGCGGCCCGTCGGCGCGGCCCTCGGCACCCAGGGCGGGGACCGGGGCGCTCCTCCCTACCTGCGGGGCCGCGTGGTGGGCGTCGTCACCACCGGCAGCCGGGCGCAGCCCAGCCTGGAGGGCGTCGCCGCGCTGCGCCCGGACCTGATCCTGGCCGACACTCTGGTGCACAGGGACGTGGCGCCCGCCCTGGGCCGCCTGGCCCCCACGGCGGTGTTCCCCAGTCGCCGCGCGGACCTGGAGCAGCTGAACGAGCAGACCCTGCTGATCGGCCGTCTGGTGGGCCGCGAGGCCGCCGCGCGGCAGCTGCTCGCCGACCAGAAGAGCCTCATCACCAAGGCCCGCGCCTTTGCCAGGAAGGGCGCCCCGGCGTTCGTGGCGGGGGTGGTCACGCCGACCTCGTTCACGGCGCACACGGCCGGAAGTTTCGCCGGCAGCTTCCTGGAAGCGGTGGGCCGCAGGAACCAGCTGCCCGTCAGGGACGGCCAGACGCAGTATGAACTGAGCCTCGAGGGCCTCGTGGCGCTGCAGCCACAGACGCTGGTGCTGTTCACCGCGCCCGACGAGACGCCCGTCACGGCGTCCTGGGCGAAAAACCCGCTGTGGCAGAAGCTGCCGGCCGTGAAACGCGGGCGGGTGTACACCTTCAACCGGGACGACTGGACCCGTGGGCGCGGCCCGACCGCCCTGAAGCTGATGCTCGCGCAGACCATCGAAAGCCGCTTCCTGCAGGACGCCGCGCCCGGCAGCGCCTTCAAGTACGGCCCGTGA
- a CDS encoding FecCD family ABC transporter permease: MTRPPLPRWPVLAGALLAALLAGLLSLALGATDIPLPEAARLLLHPDDSVNSLVVHTLRLPRTLIALLAGAALAVSGLLLQGVTRNPLADPGILGVEAGGALALLTVVVFYPALPAALFVPAAFLGGALAALAAYGAAQSIGITPLRLALAGVAVASLAGAATRALQLLFEDRAQGALFALSGSLAGRTWDQLAQVAPWLLAGLTGALLLAARVNVLTLGEDVARSLGARTGRDRALVTALAVLLAAGSVSVVGPVGFVGLIVPHAARALGGADHRASLPLAALLGAAFLPLADVAARLIDRPAETPVGILVAAAGSPFFILLARRVGRS; the protein is encoded by the coding sequence GTGACCCGCCCCCCGCTGCCCCGATGGCCGGTCCTCGCCGGGGCGCTGCTCGCCGCGCTGCTGGCCGGTCTGCTGTCCCTGGCGCTGGGCGCCACCGACATCCCCCTGCCCGAGGCCGCGCGGCTCCTGCTGCACCCGGACGACAGCGTGAACAGCCTGGTCGTGCACACGCTGCGGCTGCCGCGCACCCTGATCGCCCTGCTGGCCGGCGCGGCCCTGGCCGTGTCGGGCCTGCTGCTTCAGGGCGTGACCCGCAACCCGCTGGCCGACCCGGGCATCCTGGGGGTGGAGGCCGGCGGCGCCCTGGCCCTGCTGACCGTGGTGGTGTTCTACCCGGCCCTGCCGGCCGCGCTGTTCGTGCCGGCCGCGTTCCTGGGCGGCGCGCTGGCCGCCCTGGCCGCCTACGGCGCGGCGCAGTCCATCGGGATCACGCCGCTGCGGCTGGCGCTGGCTGGCGTGGCGGTCGCGTCCCTGGCCGGGGCCGCCACCCGCGCGCTGCAGCTGCTGTTCGAGGACCGCGCCCAGGGCGCCCTGTTCGCCCTGTCCGGCTCGCTGGCCGGGCGCACCTGGGACCAGCTGGCGCAGGTCGCGCCGTGGCTGCTCGCGGGCCTGACCGGCGCGCTGCTGCTGGCCGCGCGCGTGAACGTCCTGACCCTCGGGGAGGACGTGGCCCGCAGCCTGGGCGCCCGCACCGGACGGGACCGCGCGCTCGTCACCGCCCTGGCCGTGCTGCTGGCGGCCGGGTCGGTCAGCGTGGTCGGCCCGGTCGGGTTTGTGGGCCTGATCGTCCCGCACGCCGCGCGCGCCCTGGGCGGCGCGGACCACCGCGCCTCGCTGCCGCTGGCGGCCCTGCTGGGCGCGGCGTTCCTGCCGCTGGCGGACGTCGCGGCCCGCCTGATCGACCGCCCGGCCGAGACCCCGGTCGGCATCCTGGTCGCGGCCGCCGGCTCGCCCTTTTTCATCCTGCTCGCCCGCCGCGTCGGGCGTTCCTGA
- a CDS encoding sucrase ferredoxin: MTAARLTLCSDVSRSAGEDPVGTAPHWAEVTVLELDVPVWTQLRAVDTWTPAQSAVFAALREKVGASGAGFGLLMSAPTAPGAPLRVRHYVRGPGGYRRQDYRCDLPQGEWARGLHDTLIDPARLRDWQAEPTPTRGADLHVCTHGTVDAACGRYGVPVHAALQRAGERAWRTGHFGGHRFAATAVDLPSGLLWAHLTPALAVQVARREVAPAQVAGHLRGYAGLPARAQVLDRALLVRHGWAWLRAERDAQVEGQTVTLTARFGGQTVAYRAAVTDAEPLLLPGSSHQPERSQVRQYVLGDIDTLPARAPELPAL, from the coding sequence GTGACCGCCGCGCGCCTGACCCTCTGCTCGGACGTCTCCCGCAGCGCCGGCGAGGACCCGGTCGGCACCGCGCCCCACTGGGCCGAGGTGACCGTGCTGGAACTGGACGTGCCGGTGTGGACGCAGCTGCGCGCCGTGGACACCTGGACCCCCGCGCAGTCGGCCGTGTTCGCCGCGCTGCGCGAGAAGGTGGGGGCGAGTGGCGCGGGCTTCGGGCTGCTCATGAGCGCCCCCACCGCGCCGGGCGCGCCGCTGCGCGTGCGCCACTACGTGCGTGGGCCCGGCGGCTACCGGCGGCAGGACTACCGCTGCGACCTCCCGCAGGGCGAGTGGGCCCGCGGGCTGCACGACACCCTGATCGACCCGGCGCGGCTGCGGGACTGGCAGGCCGAACCGACCCCCACGCGCGGCGCGGACCTGCACGTCTGCACGCACGGCACCGTGGACGCCGCGTGCGGCCGCTACGGCGTGCCGGTCCACGCGGCCCTGCAGCGCGCCGGGGAACGCGCCTGGCGCACCGGGCATTTCGGCGGCCACCGCTTCGCCGCGACGGCCGTGGACCTCCCCTCCGGGCTGCTGTGGGCGCACCTGACCCCGGCGCTGGCCGTGCAGGTCGCGCGGCGCGAGGTCGCCCCGGCGCAGGTCGCCGGGCACCTGCGCGGCTACGCGGGGCTGCCCGCCCGCGCGCAGGTGCTGGACCGGGCGCTGCTCGTCCGTCACGGCTGGGCGTGGCTGCGCGCCGAGCGGGACGCGCAGGTGGAGGGCCAGACCGTCACCCTGACGGCCCGGTTCGGCGGACAGACCGTGGCGTACCGGGCGGCCGTCACCGACGCCGAGCCCCTGCTCCTGCCCGGCTCGAGCCATCAGCCGGAGCGCTCGCAGGTCCGGCAGTACGTCCTGGGCGACATCGACACCCTCCCGGCCCGCGCACCGGAGCTCCCGGCACTGTGA
- a CDS encoding ABC transporter substrate-binding protein, which translates to MLRRTLLTTLALASASLAAQAPTLTLTHDEGTATVPLQPKRVVALDEEALGWIYALGVSPRLVGVGSAVLGPGDLTPDGRIKPERIRGTFLARGDLSGAKFVGNWTQPNLETILALKPDLIVRATWQGNGHYAQLSRIAPTVGYSEQGSGYWKKGLRDLARVFGKQEQAEKLIRQVADTNRAGARALQAAGVFRRYPRAVVISPFKGGGTYLYTRTRLIEDVRALGFKDGLKGDANVLGVGGVISDEALLGLSRDTLVIVFPPGGQYNGAQDFLQSAVGQRLKGQTVLYTQEANSPWAGPLVSLRDSPALTKAILETLK; encoded by the coding sequence ATGTTGCGCCGCACGCTCCTCACCACCCTGGCCCTCGCCAGCGCCAGCCTCGCCGCTCAGGCGCCCACGCTGACCCTCACACACGACGAGGGCACCGCGACCGTACCCCTCCAGCCCAAACGCGTCGTCGCCCTCGACGAGGAAGCGCTCGGCTGGATCTACGCCCTGGGCGTCAGCCCGCGCCTCGTGGGCGTCGGCAGCGCCGTGCTCGGCCCCGGCGACCTGACGCCCGACGGCCGCATCAAGCCCGAACGCATCCGCGGCACCTTCCTCGCCCGCGGCGACCTCAGTGGCGCGAAATTCGTCGGCAACTGGACCCAGCCCAACCTCGAGACCATCCTGGCCCTCAAGCCCGACCTGATCGTGCGCGCCACCTGGCAGGGCAACGGCCACTACGCCCAGCTCAGCCGCATCGCCCCCACGGTGGGCTACAGCGAACAGGGCAGCGGCTACTGGAAAAAGGGCCTGCGGGACCTCGCCCGCGTCTTCGGCAAGCAGGAACAGGCCGAGAAGCTCATCCGGCAGGTCGCCGACACCAACCGCGCCGGCGCGCGCGCCCTTCAGGCCGCCGGGGTATTCCGGCGCTACCCCAGGGCGGTGGTGATCTCGCCCTTCAAGGGGGGCGGCACCTACCTGTACACCCGAACCCGCCTGATCGAGGACGTCCGCGCCCTGGGCTTCAAGGACGGCCTGAAAGGAGACGCGAACGTCCTGGGCGTCGGCGGGGTGATCAGCGACGAGGCGCTGCTCGGGCTGAGCAGGGACACGCTGGTGATCGTGTTCCCGCCCGGCGGGCAGTACAACGGCGCGCAGGACTTCCTGCAGAGTGCCGTGGGGCAGCGCCTGAAAGGCCAGACGGTGCTGTACACCCAGGAGGCGAACAGCCCCTGGGCCGGCCCGCTCGTCTCCCTGCGCGACAGCCCGGCGCTGACGAAGGCCATCCTCGAGACCCTGAAGTGA
- a CDS encoding beta-galactosidase, whose protein sequence is MPHFDLGALAYGADYNPEQWPREVWREDVRLMQEAGVNLVSLGIFSWAQLEPREGQFEFGWLDEIMDLLHGGGVRVNLATATASPPPWLSLAYPDSRPVTVDGVRLEVGARQLYCPSDPHYRALSVRLARAVAERYGQHPALRLWHVNNEYGCHIDQCYCAQCAARFREWLRARYGTLIELNRAWGTAFWSQRYGDWAEVQPPRRAPSFPNPSQGLDWRRFSSDNILDLHRAEVEVLRAVTPDVPVTTNFLGFLPGLDYFRWAQEEDVAAVDVYPDPAGAAPHLEAGMVFDLTRSLRGGQRWLLMEQATSAVNWRDRNAPKRPGLMRALSLQALARGADGIQFFQWRQSVAGAEKYHSALVGHVPPERSRVWREARDLGQELKGLDFLRGARVKADVAVMFDWNSWWALSQASQPAVTPLLPVVGAWYAALRSLGVNVDFVHPEADLSGYRAVTLPQQYLLMPDAAQGLRAFVEGGGTLVMGPYSGVVDGDDHVVPGGYPGLLQDVLGAWVEEWAPLQTAETREVRWADGRVTPVHEWTEVLHADGAEVLATYEGDFIAGQPAVTRHPFGQGHAYYLSTRPGAAALTDLLRGALHGAGVATADLPDGLDVTISDVPDGRLLHLIHFGPQPVTVQIDGAVDALSDAATSTLTLAPLDTALLRVPVDFTLDRLTAH, encoded by the coding sequence ATGCCCCACTTCGATCTGGGCGCCCTGGCGTACGGCGCGGACTACAACCCCGAGCAGTGGCCGCGCGAGGTCTGGCGCGAGGACGTCCGCCTGATGCAGGAGGCGGGGGTGAACCTCGTGTCGCTGGGGATCTTCTCCTGGGCGCAGCTCGAACCGCGTGAAGGTCAGTTCGAGTTCGGCTGGCTGGACGAGATCATGGACCTGCTGCATGGGGGGGGCGTGCGGGTGAACCTCGCCACGGCGACCGCCTCTCCCCCACCGTGGCTGTCGCTGGCGTACCCGGACTCGCGCCCGGTGACGGTGGACGGCGTGCGGCTGGAAGTCGGCGCGCGGCAGCTGTACTGCCCCAGCGACCCGCACTACCGCGCGCTGAGCGTCCGGCTGGCCCGCGCGGTCGCCGAGCGTTACGGTCAGCACCCGGCGCTGCGGCTGTGGCACGTGAACAACGAGTACGGCTGCCACATCGACCAGTGCTACTGCGCGCAGTGCGCCGCGCGGTTCCGCGAGTGGCTGCGCGCCCGCTATGGGACGCTGATTGAGCTGAACCGCGCCTGGGGCACCGCTTTCTGGTCGCAGCGCTACGGCGACTGGGCCGAGGTGCAGCCGCCCCGCCGCGCGCCCAGCTTCCCGAACCCCAGCCAGGGTCTGGACTGGCGGCGTTTTTCCAGCGACAACATCCTGGACCTGCACCGTGCGGAGGTGGAGGTACTGCGCGCCGTGACGCCGGACGTGCCGGTCACCACGAACTTCCTGGGCTTCCTGCCGGGCCTGGACTACTTCCGCTGGGCGCAGGAGGAGGACGTCGCCGCCGTGGACGTCTACCCCGACCCGGCGGGTGCGGCCCCGCACCTGGAGGCGGGCATGGTGTTCGACCTGACCCGGTCCCTGCGCGGCGGGCAGCGCTGGCTGCTGATGGAGCAGGCGACGAGCGCCGTGAACTGGCGCGACCGCAACGCGCCCAAACGACCGGGCCTGATGCGCGCCCTGAGCCTGCAGGCCCTGGCGCGCGGCGCGGACGGCATCCAGTTCTTCCAGTGGCGGCAGTCCGTGGCGGGCGCCGAGAAGTACCACAGCGCCCTGGTCGGCCACGTCCCGCCCGAACGCTCCCGCGTGTGGCGGGAAGCGCGTGACCTCGGGCAGGAACTGAAAGGACTGGACTTCCTGCGCGGCGCCCGCGTGAAGGCCGACGTGGCGGTCATGTTCGACTGGAACTCCTGGTGGGCGCTGTCGCAGGCCAGCCAGCCCGCCGTGACGCCACTGCTGCCCGTGGTGGGCGCGTGGTACGCGGCGCTACGCTCGCTGGGCGTGAACGTGGACTTCGTCCACCCGGAAGCTGACCTGAGCGGCTACCGGGCCGTGACCCTCCCGCAGCAGTACCTCCTGATGCCGGACGCGGCGCAGGGGCTGCGGGCGTTCGTGGAGGGCGGCGGCACGCTGGTCATGGGGCCGTACAGCGGCGTCGTGGACGGCGACGACCACGTCGTGCCCGGCGGGTACCCGGGCCTCCTGCAGGACGTGCTGGGCGCCTGGGTGGAGGAATGGGCGCCCCTTCAGACCGCTGAAACGCGCGAGGTCCGCTGGGCCGACGGCCGCGTCACCCCCGTCCACGAGTGGACCGAGGTGCTGCACGCCGACGGCGCCGAGGTCCTCGCCACCTACGAGGGGGACTTCATCGCCGGGCAGCCCGCCGTGACCCGCCACCCCTTCGGGCAGGGCCACGCGTACTACCTGTCCACCCGCCCAGGCGCGGCGGCCCTGACGGACCTGCTGCGCGGCGCCCTGCACGGGGCAGGCGTGGCAACCGCCGACCTGCCGGACGGGCTGGACGTGACGATCAGCGACGTGCCGGACGGACGGCTGCTGCACCTGATCCACTTCGGGCCACAGCCGGTGACCGTGCAAATAGACGGCGCGGTGGACGCGCTCAGCGACGCGGCGACCTCCACGCTGACGCTGGCGCCCCTGGACACGGCCCTGCTGCGGGTGCCGGTCGACTTCACGCTCGACCGGCTGACGGCGCACTGA
- a CDS encoding carbohydrate ABC transporter permease — MTAVKPAPAARPMRSKAARDRASATWLHLALIPLALLFLAPLWMMLVFSTHPETAIFSPNPPLWFGGAFKENFDGLQADTNFLRALGNSTVISVAYTLLSMLLTSLAGFAFAKYNFPGRNILFGLILATLTIPTFVTIIPQFILVARDLKMSNTYWAVILPTLANTIGIFYMRQAFQTVPDDLLAAARIDGASEVRIFWQIALPVVRPALAALAILLFLASWNDYLWPLIVLTQKDSYTMPVALGTLVGLTRVSWGGIMVGTAIATVPFLALFLALQRHFVAGIAGGAVKD, encoded by the coding sequence GTGACCGCCGTCAAACCCGCCCCCGCCGCGCGCCCCATGCGCAGCAAGGCCGCCCGTGACCGCGCGAGCGCCACGTGGCTGCACCTCGCGCTGATTCCGCTGGCGCTGCTGTTCCTCGCGCCGCTGTGGATGATGCTGGTGTTCTCCACCCACCCGGAAACCGCGATCTTCAGCCCCAACCCGCCCCTGTGGTTCGGCGGGGCGTTCAAGGAGAACTTCGACGGGCTGCAGGCGGACACGAACTTCCTGCGGGCGCTGGGGAACAGCACGGTGATCTCGGTGGCGTACACGCTGCTGAGCATGCTGCTGACCAGCCTGGCGGGCTTCGCGTTCGCGAAGTACAACTTCCCGGGCCGCAACATCCTGTTCGGGTTGATCCTGGCGACGCTGACCATCCCGACGTTCGTGACGATCATCCCGCAGTTCATCCTGGTCGCCCGCGACCTGAAGATGAGCAACACGTACTGGGCGGTGATCCTGCCGACCCTGGCGAACACCATCGGGATCTTCTACATGCGTCAGGCGTTCCAGACCGTCCCGGACGACCTGCTGGCCGCGGCGCGCATCGACGGCGCGAGCGAGGTGCGGATCTTCTGGCAGATCGCGCTGCCGGTCGTGCGGCCCGCGCTGGCGGCGCTGGCGATCCTGCTGTTCCTGGCGAGCTGGAACGACTACCTGTGGCCGCTGATCGTGCTGACGCAGAAGGACAGTTACACCATGCCGGTCGCGCTGGGGACCCTGGTGGGCCTGACGCGCGTGTCGTGGGGCGGGATCATGGTGGGCACCGCGATCGCCACCGTGCCGTTCCTGGCGCTGTTCCTGGCGCTGCAGCGGCACTTCGTGGCAGGCATCGCGGGCGGCGCGGTGAAGGACTGA